The following is a genomic window from Strix uralensis isolate ZFMK-TIS-50842 chromosome 3, bStrUra1, whole genome shotgun sequence.
CTTCAAACTCTTTTATCCAGATTCAAAAACACAATGTGGTGTGGGAGAAACCTAAAGTCAGGAGCCAAAGCCACAGCTCTGGTGGCCAGTCAATGCCCTGGGATTTGCTGTTTGCCTTACCTCTGGATCAACACAGACAACACAGGTTTCTCAGCTGGTATCCAGCAGAACACCAGTAACATCCAGATGTGGGAATGAAAACTGGTGTTCCTTCTTCATCCCACCAAGTGCCCCACAGCTATCTCTAAGAGCAAATGCCCAAACACCACCATTTTTCTCCTGATCAATGATGTCAGTAAGATGTCATCACTGAAGTCCGCAAtaaaaaaaagggataaaatctttttttcccatttctctgcaGGCTCAGGAAGTAGCAATATTCTCATTACTTCAATTGGGCATAACTTTAAAAGTAAAACCACTGACACAAGGATCTGACACATAGACTTTCCCCCCACATTAGCTTAATTTTTCAGCCATTCTTCATGTAAAGACCATTTTACCACAGAAACTAGATAACTGTCTGTGCTGTGGGGATCGTAGGATCTCAGTAATGCTCTCAAGGTAAAATTCCTAACAAAAAACTAGCCATCAGCAAACAGGACACAGGAGTTAGCTCTAACTCAAATCCTTCCTGATGAAAGCGTTTACTTCTCATAACTCATTATGCACAAAGAGACCAAAGCACCAGGAGATAATCAACAGTTTAAAGTAAAATAAGCCACGTTCAACTGAAAAGTAAGCTTTGAATGAGCACAACTCCATTCACTACTGCTTTCTGCCAGGCAAAGTTTGATTATCAACTGGGGCAGAGGAAGCTGTTACCCTGCAGGGATCACACCAGACTTAATATGCCTTCAGATCTGcaggctggctgtgccctgctgcAGGCATGAGCAGCTGCAACTGTTCTCTGACCTCTTCTGGGCACAAATTGCTGTAATCACTCCAGGAAATTTGAGAAATCTGGGGATCATCTTTTTGTCATTACACTCTAATGTTGCAGTTGACTCCTGAGGACAAGGCTGTTCTTACTCTTCCACATCACTTAAGGTTTTCAACATTTAGCATGTAACCTGAAGTGAAAATGTGACAATTAAAGAGTTATGGAAGTTTTCTTACCTgaacacatgcatttttttttaaaattacagtaggaaataaatataacaagagaaacTATGCTTGAGAGTACTGTTCTTCCATTTTATCTGTTGCTATTAAAAGCCGttaattttaacagcaaaaaaaccccacaggggATAGTTAGGGATCAGTTCTGCATAAATTAACAACAAACATCAGAGTACTGCACCACCAAATACGTCTGGTTTTACTTATCCCACACCATTTTTTCCTCTACTAGCCTAATCACTTTTCACTTACTGCAATTACTGTGCCAGAACCCCTACTAGACAGCTGTTCTGATTCATACAGGGATAAAAAACAGCACTTCCATCACTGCTTCAAACCTCTCCCGGTTCTCCAAACTCCATTCCAAAACATATTCCAAGGGGTCAGTTAAATTTTTACTGAAACTTGGTTTTCAGAGTATTGGCTTATtttttggggaagaaataaaagacttATCTCCCCAATGCTTAAGAGAATCAAGTGTTAAAATAACTGGTATCTCCACCACAATGGAAGGTAATCTGTTTTCAGTAAACAAGTATTTTGTCAAGACTTGGACATGATCTAGGCAAACTAAGCAACAGCAAGACATTAAATCTTTGTGAGAACTGAGAATTAAAACAGGTGGGACCAAATGCTAAGCTTTTTTCCAGACTGTACATTAAAAACTGCTCTGCATTATAGCAAATACATAAACCAAAACTAAGTAGGCATTTAGACATCAGTGGCACCAGGGTAAGATTAGTACCAGCCACAGCAAGTCTTATTTTCTTGTTGAATCACTTTTAATTCTTATCTATCACTAATGCATCTGTGTCTACAGTATCTATTACCCTATAAGAGCACTGCCTGGCTAGAAGGGACATGCTTCCTACCTGCCATTACAAATGATTACTTGGCCATCACACATCCATTACAAGCAGTCCTTCTATATTATGTTGAAAATGCAGTTCCAGTTCATATCTCCCAGAACTAAAGATAACAAATTAAAGCTTTCCACCCTAATCATTTCCATGTATTGATCCTTGACACATACTAAGAATCACGTTGGAAGAGATAGCTATAATACAGCTAGACCCTGCTCAGATTAGAGAAGCCTTATCCTTTTTCTACATTACTAAAGCATATAAAAGATTTGAATATAGATTGAGTACTACTAAATCATACTTAGATCCAAACTGATCTCAGTATATTATTAGTCTCATTTATGCTCTAAATGACATAACCCTACACCATGAGTTCTGATGCTTTGGATCAGATTGAATTTGATCAAAGCTTTGACTGCTAAGAGAAGCCAAGAAAAAGCACAAAGCCCAATTTGCTGAGAATAAAATGCTGATATTTAGCCAGAAACCTGcctactttaaaaataagcattaagTTTCAAGGCTTCAAAATGTGTCTGGCTATCCAACTTAACATGTCCCTATTCCAGTTCCTAACACATTCTCCTCTGACCACTGCGATCACTGACCTATTACCCACATCAGTGCTGCAGGGCCATTAGAGAGCCATCTGTTAACAGTCTTCTGTCTTCTACTTTGAATTCCAGACTTTGGGGattgggattttttaatttggtttttttcctgggtCAGCCTTGGAAACATTCACATCCTGCTAGCTTCACAGACCCAAGGGAAGAACAGTCACACACCATCACCTCAGTGCAATCAAGAGCAAAGACCAGCAAGACAAGCTAATTTTATACCAAGGCAGCATCTCTCAAAGAAGCACAATATATCATACTTCAAAAGAGGGAGCACATGAGCAGAAAAAAGCATTCTTTCCTTTCAAGGAAATGCTTTAAGttctgtagtttatttttatcAACTAAACTTGAGAAAGGCAGACCTGCAGGACAGCCCTTGTTAGTTAGGTGCTAGATTAGATCATGGAATAAACTCCTTTTTGTATATCAAGGCAGTAGCTAATTTCAGTTTATCCCATTATTTAGTCTCACTGCAGATCATTTGCAGGAACTCTAGTCTGAGACTGTCCATACCTCCCTTTACAGACCACATGCCCTTACCAGTTACATTAAGCAGTCATTCCTGTTGCTCCATGTTTAGTGTGGAATAACAGTTGTAGCACATACTTTGTTTTCACTACTGTTATATAGTAACACCAAAATTAAACTGTATGATGCAGAAGCTAATACTGCTCCAGCCTAAATTAGCTGAATTTACCCTGAAACACCATCCATCTAGTGCAGTCAATCTGAAAGTCAGAGCTAAGCATAACAACTCCACTTGACATCTACTAACCACATGACTAAGCAGCTATTTCCTGCAGAACTTGCATTTCCTCAGACAGTCTGCATCTCAGAAGGAAATTAACACATAGCTTTGCCCATTGGAGCGCTGAAGCCACTAAAACAACTGAAACCAACCAGCTCTTTATTACTGCTATATGAAATACTGTTTCcagatattaaaagaaaaagcaattaagtCCAGCAGTCAGCTGAATGTTCATTTCTCAGTACCCAGAATATTCAAGTTCTTCACCTTCATACCAAGTTTCTTCCTGTTCTTCAACAGATTTTAGAAGCAATATAATTTCACAGCACCGTTTTGAAGTTACGCACCCAGAAGGAAGCACACGTCATGAAATGTTAGGTTGCAAAAGTCTAAAGATTTAGACTTGCATTTTATCACCATCAAGTATTACAAGACAGTTCTTTATTTCAAACATTAAAGTGCCAGGTTTATGTACAAACTATTAAAACAATAGTTAAAAAGATAAACTTAAAACCTGCTAAGAAGCAGTGAGGTCATGTAGTTGCCTCCAGAGTTTTCTGCAGAGTATTCAGCAAATTTAAGACTACAGAATTTCTCAGCTGCTCCTTTTTTTATGGGGAGAACAGTAGAGGCTAGTGGTCCCTGCCCAAAATCTCCCATCTTGCAGAAGAAAGGTGCCCGTATCTTCCATAAAATGGAGTAGCACGTGTCGAAAGAGATACATCTAAGCATTCTATGAATTAACACCATTGCCAAAGTCtaataaaaaaggattttactGCTGGAGCTACACTAGCCTCCTGAAAAGTACCAATATCACCACACTTTTCAAGAGTGGGATTTTAGCACAGGAATCAAGTCACACTGACTCAATACATTTAATGTTTCCCTGTAAACAGGGGAGCATACACACTAACTCATATGGTCTCAGTTCATTTAAAATTCCGCATCCAGGGTGAAAGAGTTGTCTGTGGGTTTCGACATGACTCCCATCCTCTGATATTCACCTACTCGCTTCTCAAAGAAATTGGTCTTGCCTTCCAGAGAGATGTTTTCCATGAAGTCAAAAGGATTCTCTGCTTTGTATATCTGAAATGTAAAGGCAATTCTACAGTCACTACAGGTGCTCACATCTTGAATATGTGAGAGCATTAGAAATCAGCTGGAAGGAATCTAATAACATCAGCAGACTTATTATGTAGGGAACAAAAATCTCTGCCCCAGGACAACTCTACTGCATTTTAGCTGCAGTAAACAGAAGCACAGCAACTTTTGTATAGCTGTTTTTCCATAGCATCCTTTAGCTTTTCCTTCTGTGGGTCTCTAAACAGCATCTAGCAGCAGGACTGACAAATGGCTTTACAAGTTATACCAATACTGCTGCAGCCATTTTAGGATTTGGGTTTCTGGAGGAAATTAAAACTTAGTATTTTCCCCATGAACAATTCAGTGTATTAGAGCCTTACCTTGTTAAATCCCAGTTCCAACATAAGCCGGTCTGCTACAAACTCTATGTACTGTTTCATTAAAGTGCAGTTCATGCCAATCAGCTTTACAGGCAGTGCCTCCGTCAAGAATTCCTGCAGATAACAGAAGCACTTTATGTACAGAAACCAGTATTCACTCTGTACCATCTAGGTTAATTTTATGCCCAACAGCTCCCCAGCTTTCTGCTTAATTGCTGTCAAGTTCCTAAACAAGGAGCAGACAATTACCTGTTCTATGAGAACAGCATTCATGATGATTTCCTTTACTCTCTCCTCTGATGGTTTGTGTATCAAGTGCTTGAACATGAGGCAGGCAAAATCACAGTGCAAGCCCtggaaaaaagtttcagaaaattgTTTCAGGAACACTGATTTAGAAGAGCCACTCAAATCAGTAGCACAGAATAAATAGCCCTAGACACAATCTTTGCACTTGCCATATTAGTGTTATCTACAGACAACTTTCTGCCCAACCAGAAGGTGGCACAAGTGAGTTCAGCCAGTACCAGCTGCACTTGCTCCAAATGGAAAGGTATATATACACTGAGTGCAAGAGCTGGCAAGAACCCTTAAACTAGAGGAAGTAAAATGCCAAGTTTATTCATTCTCTGCTGCAAGATCCACAATGACACATGTTTACACACTTTAGCAAGCTTTATAGACTGCCTGTTTTTAAACAtattcctgttttaaaatatagGCTCCAACTGAATGTCACTTTTGAGCTTCTGTGGCACATTACCATCTTAACTGCTAGAATTTGATTCATACCTCATCTCTACTGATGAGTTCGTTAGAAAAAGTGAGTCCAGGCATTAATCCCCTTTTCTTCAGCCAAAAAATTGATGCAAAAGAGCCAGAAAAGAAGATTCCTTCCACTGCTGCAAAAGCTACTACACGTTCTCCTGTTAAGAAAAGACTGACAGTAATATCACACATGACAACTTAACAGGATTAATACCCAGAAGCTGCAAATAGACCAGTGAAGAAGTTCCTGCTCAAGTGTGCTATAGCCTGTCCTTAAAAACTATTACAGTAAAGGCTTCTGGTCATCAAGCAAAGCTTTTAAACGTGAGAGGAAGTAAAAACTAATTACAGTAGCTACACTAAGTAGCTGAAGCCAAGGCTCCTTCCCCCAGGTTAACCATCAATACCATCCTTTTTCAAAGATCGCACACTGAAAAAGAGCAGTCATTTTAGCAGCAGATTTAGATCAATGTCTGCTCATCTTTTGATTAATTACAAAATTTCAGCCATGAAGAATGCTTTAATACTAGCAAAATAATGACCTCTACCATCTCATCTCACCTTTGAAGCAAGACACCAAGAGTCAGTAAGGCAGAGGAGCTACAGCCTGCAACTGTACAGCTCTGCTGGAGATCAATGGCCAGTACAGTTCCGGATACATGACAGCAATTTACAATTTGATCATATAGCCAGGTGTACAAAGATTGCCACATGAGCTACCATTATTCAAAATGCTAGCAATTTTTTACAAAGATTCGTGTCAGTAGCTCATTTGCAAGATCAAAGTTATTTTCTCCATCTCCAGAATACCAGTATCTTATACTGGAGAGCATACACTCACTCTCCCTGGGACGTCTGGAGAAATGGTGGTTCCTCCATCTTTAGGGAAGGAATGTCACTTTGCTTGCAGTAGATGTACTCACCATACGTTGCTTTCTTGTCCCCAATCCAGCGCATGGCCCAGTCAGCCTTCTTTTTAACACACGGTAACGTTTCaatagcattaaaaagaaattccctGAGAAGGATGGAACTCATTAAGATCAGACATCAGCACAACTAGTACAATAAGCATTCACTGCCACAGAtgctctgctccttccccctctTATTTTGCACCAAATTAGCTCTATTTGCACCCATCAACTACCTTTTAATCACCTACCCATCACATCAACACCAGTTCACGTGAATTCCCATGACAGTATCAAAAGGAGTACTGTTTCAAGTGTTGTATTTCAACAAGGCTTTCAAAACTACAGATCAACCAGCCTCCGCCTTCCAGCAGCAAGGCACCAGAGCTCTCGTGTAAGTATTCTTCCTTAAACACTTGCTGGAATTAAGCATCCCAGTAGATACGACATGGTCAGCTTTCTACAAAGTAGCAGCAATCTAGACTGCAAATAGCACTGCAGTACCATGACATTTTGCTGAACAGGGTGTTGGTCTGACAAGACACCAGAATAACTCAGTCCAGACTGCTCAAAGCCCTGCATTTAGTTTTAAGATACCATTTTTTAATCAATTCACCTTGTTATGAAAtttttactttggttttatttttaatcaagacCAAAAGCCACTTTTCAGCAAATGCAACATGCTTTTCCCCCCCAAGCAAAACAGTCAAGTGAGTAAGGGCAGCACATGCTATATAGAAGTGCTAGCTGTTAACTAAATGCACTGGGTTTTAGAGTTGATATTTTAATAAGCAATATTCTCGAGACAAACTTTCCTACATAGCCTTCTACTAGGTGCCAGGGTCCTCCATATGAGCACTTTAATGCACTTCCCTTATTTGACTGCTCCATCTTTTTCATAGTTTCATTCCTTTATTTCAGTATTAAGTAGCTTCAGTTTCGCTCTTAATCTAAGCAAGTTCTTGCTCATGCACTTCAGAGGAGAAATATTCTGAAGTAAAGCTACTCTTAAGCAGCAgcagtattttatataaatgtagTTAAAATCCTAAAATTAGCCTTAAAGTCAGAGTGACTGATATGCATCATTTAAATCTCAACACTTAAAGAGTTTTGAACTTTTCATCACCAAGCAATACAAACCTCTCTTTAGAATCTTTAATGTAGGTGTCAATAAGAAGACTGTACATTTCTGAATGTATATTTTCCATGGCAATCTGGAAGCCATAGAAACAGCGAGCTTCTGTGATTTGTACTTCTTGACTGAACCGCTCCACCTAGAGGAAATAAATGAGCATTTGCAAAAGGCATTTATAACAAGCTTGCAGGTTAGAGGCATTGATGCTGTCTATAACAGCTCTTGCTCAGCCCGCAGAATCCTCTCCATATTAATTCCAGACATGTGAATTATTAATAGAAATATGGACATGGTATCCCCTCACAGCTCCAAATTATGAGTTATTCTTTGGTCCCAAGAGAAATGGGAAAACTTCTTAGTTTGACTTATCCCCCATTAGGGAGAAGAGCACTGAGAGGGTAGAAGCAGAACAAGGGCTCTGAACCAGCCAAGTGTTACTTACTGTAAGGCAATGCTCAGTGCCCCATGGGGAGCAGGCAAACTTGGGGATTACAAAAGCAACCCCAATTTGCTAATTAGCTTAAGACACTACATGATCTAGTAAGCAGGCTAGATCAGCCAGCAAGCATGTCAAATGTGTAGTTATCTGTTATCTTCACAAAGTGATGTTTCTCTCACGACTGTTTGTACACACCAAATTTTCATTGACGATGCCATCGCTGGCAGCAAAGAAGGCGAGGACGTGAGAAATGAAGTACTTCTCCTCGGGTTTCAGGGACTCCCAGTGCTGGATGTCTTTGGAAAGGTCCACCTAAAACATTGCAAAAAGAAGTGACGAAATTAATAGAGAAACGAGGGCTTCATGTACACGGCCCGTACCGAGCGGCGGGGCTGCCCCCAGGCCccgcccgggggctgcggggggcggggggcagccggcAGGCAGGGCCGTGGGGAGTCCGCCTCCTCCCTCACCTCCTCCGCCGTCCAGAAGGAGGCCTCGGCCTTCTTGTACATCTGCCAGATGTCGTGGTACTGGATGGGGAAGATGACGAAGCGGCGGGGGTTGTCCCGCAGCagcggctcctcctcctcctcgccccgcGGCACCTGAAACAGCGGAGAGCGGCTCGGGCTCGGCTTGCCTCAGGCCTTTGGCGGGAAgctgaggggatgggggagcCCCATGAGGGAGAGGGGCGCCGGGAGAGCACCCGGCGGGGACGAGCGGGCAGGGGCGACCCCCGCGCCCACGGCGGGGGGAGAAGGGACAGACCACCCGTGGAGGAGAGGGCAGCGAGGCGGGGGTTACGTGAGTCGCCGGGGAAGGCgagaggggagcagggcaggcgcCGTGCCCGGGTGTTCCGCACTCACCGGCTTCCTATTGTCCTCCTGGAAGATCTTGCGGGCCGCCTTGCTGGCCAGGACGCGGGCGCTGCTGAGCgcagggggctgcggggacagagggacagggtGAGCGCGCTGCGGCGCtcccgggcggggagcgggcgaTGGGGCGGGCACTCACCGTGTTCTCCTTGTCGCCCAGCGCCAGGCTCTTCATGGGCGACAGCTTCTTCGTGGGTGACAGGCGGGGCTGGTCGTGGCGGGCAGCGAGCGGGGCGCGGGCGGACAGCATAGCAGCAGCGGCGAGACGAGCAGCACTGAGCGACGGGAGCGCggagcccccgcgccgccccTTTATATCCCCTTCGAACTTGGCGCCAGAACGCCCGGCTGACCACTCAcagcccgcgccgcgcccgccacCGCCCGCCCCCGCACTCCCATTGGCTGGCGCGCCGGCCGGAGCCCCGCCCTCCAttgtggcggcggcggcgggagggaaAGACCCGCCCTTCGCTTTGGCGCGGAGCGGGGGAAAAGGCGGGAGAGCGCGGAGCCCCACCCCCgtgcccccccgcgccccgcggagcggcgcggaaCGGAACGGAACGCGGGGCAGAGCGGTGCTGCAGGGCCCGGCAGCTGGGCGGGTCAGGGGAGAAACACCAGCGCGGCCTTCCCCGCCTGCAGCATGGCCCGGCTGCTGGTGGGGAGAGGCTCAGCGGCGGGTCCCACGCGTTGTACCTGGCTTTAAACATTCGGGATGCAATAGGAAAGTAGAAAACTTGCTTCCAGATACGGGAATGGCCCTAAACCTGAGTTTAAGGGAGCGATCTGGAAATGCCATGTTGCTCTCATCCCTGtcttgctctccctctctcttttctggTCCCTCCTACCTACCGGTTCATTTTCACTTTCAACACTGATTCCAGCATTGGAGACAGATTGCACTTTCCTGCATTTGGACACAGAAATTGGCTTCCCAGAGAAACTGACTCCATGTGCCACCTGGTTCTACAGGTTTTAAATCAAGAGCACAATAAAGGGAGAACACAGGTATGAAGAAAAAGGGGTGCATATTAAGGTTCTTTAAAAAGTCAGCATTTTATATTCATTAAATGGCCTTTACTTGAACAACATCGTTTCCCTCATCCAACTCCACAAAGGATCTGCTCCTATCaactaaaatgttttctctgaagcAGTTTTAGTGAAACCAAGAGCTTAATGAGGCTTGGAGGCTCTTCTGCTCCTGCTCTGTCCCAGGAAAGCCAGTCCCATGGGCAGAACTGCCCAAAAGGCTCAGCAGCGCCTGCGTAGCACCCCACTATCTCCTACCATCTCTACAGctgccgggggggtggggagggggtgacagAGAGCtccaccctccacccccagccAAACTCATTTACCCTCCCACCCCAATAAGGACCCCAAAGCCACCAGCTCACAAGCCCTGGGCTGCCGCCAAGGGCCATCATGATGCAACAGCCGTGCTATCGCTGCAGCCCAGCCACTCTTCTCAGAAGCCCATGGCAGGGGATCAAAGCCCTGCCCCCGGGGACAgtggctctgcagggagagaAGATGCTGGGGAGAGCACAGAGAGGGCCTGTGAGGAAGCACGTTGCACCTCTGTGCTGCTGTAGCTGCAACAAAATGGTACATGGGAATGAGTGTCCACACTGAATTTTCCTATTACGGCAGTTTAACACAATTACGTTTGTTCCTTGAGGTGCATCCCCAAGGTTTACACGCTGTGCATAGTACTTAGCCATGTCCCTGCTAGTGGTGTCATGGAGGAAAGCAAGCAGGAGGAGCCCTCCCCCCTTTACAAACATCCTCCTCCATGATGCATCTGCATTTTGGGACCAGCATTTTCAAGCCAGGTCCTTTGCCAGA
Proteins encoded in this region:
- the RRM2 gene encoding ribonucleoside-diphosphate reductase subunit M2 encodes the protein MLSARAPLAARHDQPRLSPTKKLSPMKSLALGDKENTPPALSSARVLASKAARKIFQEDNRKPVPRGEEEEEPLLRDNPRRFVIFPIQYHDIWQMYKKAEASFWTAEEVDLSKDIQHWESLKPEEKYFISHVLAFFAASDGIVNENLVERFSQEVQITEARCFYGFQIAMENIHSEMYSLLIDTYIKDSKEREFLFNAIETLPCVKKKADWAMRWIGDKKATYGERVVAFAAVEGIFFSGSFASIFWLKKRGLMPGLTFSNELISRDEGLHCDFACLMFKHLIHKPSEERVKEIIMNAVLIEQEFLTEALPVKLIGMNCTLMKQYIEFVADRLMLELGFNKIYKAENPFDFMENISLEGKTNFFEKRVGEYQRMGVMSKPTDNSFTLDAEF